Proteins encoded within one genomic window of Brachybacterium avium:
- a CDS encoding 3'-5' exonuclease — protein sequence MTGYAVIDLETTGFSPAKHHRILEIGVVEVSESGEIEREWASLVNPGRDISNSHVHGITATDVAGAPHFRDLAPILLESVQGRTIVAHNAPFDLRFLEAELLQAQMTPALLPLSGLCTMQWSSVFLEAPSRKLADCCAASGIELVDAHSALADARATAQLLGHYLSLLEGSGTLPWQEEHEISSAQIWPSP from the coding sequence TTGACCGGGTACGCCGTCATCGATCTCGAGACGACTGGATTCTCGCCAGCGAAACATCACCGCATCCTCGAGATCGGGGTCGTGGAGGTTTCGGAGAGTGGCGAGATCGAACGCGAGTGGGCCTCGCTCGTGAACCCGGGCCGGGACATCAGCAACTCGCACGTTCACGGCATCACTGCCACCGATGTGGCCGGTGCCCCGCACTTCCGCGACCTCGCTCCGATACTGCTGGAGAGCGTGCAGGGCCGCACGATCGTGGCTCACAACGCTCCGTTCGACCTGCGCTTCCTCGAGGCGGAGCTGCTGCAGGCGCAGATGACGCCCGCCCTGCTGCCGCTGTCCGGGCTCTGCACGATGCAGTGGTCGAGCGTCTTCCTCGAGGCGCCGTCCCGCAAGCTCGCCGATTGCTGTGCCGCCAGCGGCATCGAGCTCGTGGACGCGCACTCCGCGCTGGCCGACGCCCGCGCCACCGCGCAACTGCTGGGCCATTACCTCTCGCTGCTCGAGGGCAGCGGTACGCTCCCCTGGCAGGAGGAGCACGAAATCTCCTCGGCGCAGATCTGGCCCTCCCCGTGA
- a CDS encoding BRCT domain-containing protein translates to MTGAPARVHPREATLSARPDAWLDRILSRMPRTADARVDSYLETLERALLDGVLAEHEKDALVEVAYALGLTRGAVLDLHGRYLDAMAEVALEDGVVTEQERSDLDRIATALGLREGDVVRALEAATSIRSLDAAGGSGHGNAPGGHGAALRLGTAGIDLAPGDRIVFTGAMVRDRASWEALARELDYVPGSVTKKTALVVAADPNSQSGKAAKARAYGIPIITEEAFARMVGA, encoded by the coding sequence GTGACCGGCGCTCCAGCGCGGGTGCACCCCCGCGAAGCCACCCTCTCCGCACGACCCGACGCCTGGCTGGACCGGATCCTCTCGCGGATGCCGCGCACGGCGGACGCGCGTGTCGACTCCTACCTCGAGACCCTCGAGCGCGCTCTGCTCGACGGTGTGCTCGCCGAGCACGAGAAGGACGCACTGGTCGAGGTCGCATACGCCCTGGGACTTACCCGCGGCGCCGTTCTGGACCTGCACGGGCGATATCTCGACGCGATGGCGGAGGTCGCGCTCGAGGACGGAGTGGTCACCGAGCAGGAGCGCAGCGACCTGGACCGAATCGCCACAGCGCTGGGACTACGGGAGGGGGACGTCGTCCGCGCGCTCGAGGCTGCCACGAGCATCCGGTCGCTCGACGCTGCTGGCGGCAGTGGACACGGCAATGCTCCTGGCGGACATGGAGCTGCCCTGAGGCTCGGCACGGCCGGCATCGACCTCGCTCCCGGTGACCGGATCGTCTTCACCGGCGCCATGGTCCGCGACCGTGCTTCATGGGAAGCTCTCGCCCGGGAGCTCGACTACGTCCCCGGCAGCGTCACCAAGAAGACCGCGCTGGTGGTGGCTGCGGATCCGAACTCGCAGTCCGGCAAGGCGGCCAAGGCCCGCGCGTACGGGATCCCGATCATCACCGAAGAGGCCTTCGCACGCATGGTCGGCGCCTGA
- a CDS encoding plasmid pRiA4b ORF-3 family protein, whose protein sequence is MSSDDPTDHELMRHFREQLGTMSHEEIHAVLAGLLDPSGGEMARPTRPDLRRPPFGEPALLRVRVDLQHAVPPIWRRLELRSDLTLEQTHEILQTAFGWFDAHLWRFAAGGHPFDLDSQLFLCPYDVEDGEDDGLPASQVRLDELLQVDGDRLAYVYDYGDDWQLRLRLESVRPAADGSPPVRALGGRRAAPPEDCGGLTRAEDLAEVLPDPAHFDLAELQQALEISDLDPTAYGASPVLTAVLTRLPPSSLREDLLARALLMTTATEPPELDELRTALRGISWFLDRAAAGGLPLTSAGYLTPKEVEAASQVVPEMADWIGKNNRENLALPLLHVREALQHLKILRKFKGQLLPTRRALPAAEDPGALWSLLAASLIPAPGSFEHDATVLLLAHIGSTPSGTAVDPEATPTALGRLGWRTPEGVVDRWMVRDLPAATVLRNITPEQGRRAVRGGWSDAARALARAALALG, encoded by the coding sequence ATGTCTTCGGATGACCCCACCGATCATGAGCTCATGCGCCACTTCCGCGAGCAGCTCGGCACCATGAGCCACGAGGAGATCCATGCGGTCCTCGCCGGCCTGCTCGACCCGTCGGGCGGGGAGATGGCGCGCCCCACGCGGCCAGACCTGCGCCGTCCGCCCTTCGGTGAGCCGGCGCTGCTCCGGGTGCGGGTGGACCTCCAGCACGCGGTCCCACCGATCTGGCGCCGGCTCGAGCTGCGCTCGGACCTCACCCTCGAGCAGACGCACGAAATCCTCCAGACTGCCTTCGGGTGGTTCGACGCGCACCTGTGGCGCTTCGCCGCCGGCGGGCACCCCTTCGACCTCGACTCGCAGCTGTTCCTGTGCCCGTACGACGTCGAGGATGGGGAGGACGACGGGCTCCCCGCCTCGCAGGTGAGGCTGGACGAACTGCTGCAGGTCGATGGTGATCGCCTGGCCTATGTCTATGACTACGGCGACGACTGGCAGCTGCGGTTGCGCCTGGAGTCGGTGCGCCCGGCGGCGGATGGGTCCCCGCCGGTTCGGGCACTCGGGGGTCGGCGCGCCGCGCCGCCCGAGGACTGCGGAGGGCTCACCCGCGCCGAGGATCTCGCCGAGGTGCTCCCGGATCCGGCGCATTTCGACCTCGCCGAGCTCCAGCAAGCCCTCGAGATCTCCGATCTCGACCCCACCGCGTACGGAGCTTCTCCCGTCCTGACCGCAGTGCTGACCCGCCTGCCTCCCTCCTCGCTGCGGGAGGACCTGCTCGCGCGGGCGCTGCTGATGACCACGGCCACCGAACCGCCGGAGCTGGACGAGCTCCGCACCGCGCTGCGCGGGATCTCCTGGTTCCTCGACCGCGCGGCCGCGGGTGGCCTGCCGCTGACCTCGGCCGGCTATCTCACGCCGAAGGAGGTCGAAGCGGCGAGCCAGGTGGTGCCCGAGATGGCCGACTGGATCGGGAAGAACAACCGCGAGAACCTGGCGCTCCCACTGCTCCATGTGCGCGAGGCTCTCCAGCATCTGAAGATCCTGCGGAAGTTCAAGGGGCAGCTGCTGCCCACCCGTCGGGCGCTGCCCGCGGCGGAGGACCCCGGCGCCCTGTGGTCCCTCCTCGCCGCCTCCCTGATCCCAGCCCCAGGCTCCTTCGAGCACGACGCCACCGTGCTGCTGCTCGCCCACATCGGCTCCACCCCGAGCGGCACGGCAGTGGACCCGGAGGCGACCCCGACAGCGCTCGGGCGGCTCGGCTGGCGGACCCCTGAGGGGGTCGTCGATCGCTGGATGGTGCGCGATCTGCCCGCCGCCACCGTGCTGCGGAATATCACTCCGGAGCAGGGGCGCCGGGCGGTGCGCGGCGGCTGGTCCGATGCCGCGCGGGCGCTCGCGCGGGCGGCGCTCGCGCTCGGGTGA
- a CDS encoding DUF262 domain-containing protein, with the protein MAINTELLDFVSVDGLLGPHAPTLRIPDFQRPYSWTPRIAAQLFTDVADALTHRPEHPYIMGTVILLRRPDDSRFEVVDGQQRLLTLHLLRALLRGQELPLPKSGNTPIHLVHQELSRRVTDLRHSDEQLARYRDFLDTRAQVLQIVTDDEDEAFQFFDSQNFRGKALRPHDLLKAFHLREMSEASTSEQRAVVEQWEKADENDLDRLFGTYLARIHWWSRNLPAHAFTTADLDLFKGSAAPRADCLARNTTAQPRLSCPACRSGPTPRPMQQPSGT; encoded by the coding sequence ATGGCGATCAACACCGAGCTGCTGGACTTCGTCTCCGTCGACGGGCTCCTCGGCCCCCACGCCCCTACGCTGCGGATCCCGGACTTCCAGCGACCGTACTCGTGGACCCCGCGCATAGCCGCGCAGCTGTTCACCGACGTAGCCGACGCCCTCACGCATAGGCCCGAGCACCCCTACATCATGGGCACGGTCATCCTGCTCAGGCGCCCGGACGACTCACGCTTCGAGGTGGTCGACGGGCAGCAGCGTCTGCTGACACTTCACCTGCTTCGCGCTCTGCTGCGGGGGCAGGAGCTCCCGCTTCCGAAAAGCGGGAACACCCCGATCCACCTCGTGCATCAGGAACTGTCCCGACGGGTCACTGATCTTCGGCACTCCGACGAGCAGCTCGCCCGATACCGCGACTTCCTCGATACCCGGGCTCAGGTTCTGCAGATCGTCACCGATGACGAGGACGAGGCGTTCCAGTTCTTCGACTCGCAGAACTTCCGCGGCAAGGCGCTGCGCCCGCACGATCTGCTGAAGGCGTTCCACCTGCGGGAGATGTCCGAGGCCAGTACGTCGGAGCAGCGGGCCGTGGTGGAGCAGTGGGAGAAGGCCGACGAGAACGACCTCGACCGGCTCTTCGGCACCTATCTCGCCCGCATCCACTGGTGGAGCCGGAACCTGCCCGCTCATGCGTTCACCACAGCGGATCTCGACCTCTTCAAGGGGTCAGCCGCGCCACGCGCCGACTGCCTGGCGCGGAATACCACCGCGCAGCCAAGGCTGTCCTGCCCGGCTTGCAGGAGTGGGCCCACCCCGAGGCCGATGCAGCAGCCATCCGGGACTTGA
- a CDS encoding HNH endonuclease — protein MKNLSAVTTDDIREAARLHDELGEREFLSRYGFGRSTKYRLELDGVSYPSKAILGVAHEFATGTALVSEEFTGGLQETVRVLERLGFSVSGGPTASGTETEDRDHATYMLLWNPSNFRWDDAHRLEILDASLDGETVEGQWSIYANRKQIRVGDRIFLRKTGQHAPGVIASGWVVSEVYTALHWDQTRPGETYYIDIEWDAMLDTEDVLETSALASEFPHSVWTAAGGGASIPDDIAAELERDWARHLASEIATGGGEDSGNRAYREEIKREYGEVLARRRKHQRAFRKLLLAEREHRCAYDQCDIDEPRILDAAHIIPDSEEGEPVLENGLLMCRNHHRAMDLELLVYDGAEFHWSGDVTPF, from the coding sequence ATGAAAAACCTGTCTGCAGTGACTACGGATGATATTCGGGAAGCCGCGCGCCTCCACGATGAGCTCGGCGAGCGAGAGTTCCTGTCCCGCTATGGCTTCGGCCGCTCGACGAAGTATCGATTGGAGCTCGACGGAGTCTCGTACCCGTCAAAGGCAATCCTGGGCGTGGCACATGAATTCGCGACGGGGACGGCACTCGTCTCGGAGGAGTTCACGGGTGGGCTACAAGAAACGGTCCGCGTTCTGGAGCGGCTGGGCTTCTCGGTCTCCGGAGGCCCAACTGCGAGCGGCACCGAGACTGAAGACCGAGATCACGCCACCTACATGCTGCTGTGGAATCCATCGAACTTCCGTTGGGACGATGCACACCGACTCGAGATCCTGGACGCCTCGCTGGACGGCGAGACCGTAGAGGGGCAATGGTCGATCTACGCAAATCGGAAACAGATCAGGGTTGGAGACCGGATCTTCTTGCGGAAGACGGGGCAGCACGCACCCGGAGTGATCGCCTCAGGGTGGGTGGTGAGCGAGGTCTACACGGCGCTGCACTGGGACCAGACACGGCCGGGCGAGACCTACTACATCGACATCGAATGGGACGCAATGCTCGACACTGAGGATGTTCTCGAAACATCGGCGCTTGCCAGCGAGTTCCCGCACTCGGTGTGGACGGCTGCCGGAGGTGGGGCATCCATCCCCGACGACATCGCGGCGGAACTCGAGCGAGATTGGGCGCGGCATCTGGCCTCCGAGATCGCTACAGGCGGCGGAGAAGATTCAGGAAATCGAGCATATCGAGAAGAGATCAAACGCGAATACGGCGAGGTTCTCGCCCGTCGCCGCAAGCACCAACGCGCTTTTCGGAAGCTGTTGCTGGCCGAGCGAGAGCACCGCTGTGCCTACGACCAGTGCGACATCGATGAGCCCAGGATCTTAGACGCCGCGCACATCATTCCCGATTCCGAAGAAGGGGAGCCGGTGCTCGAGAACGGGCTGCTTATGTGCAGGAATCACCATAGAGCGATGGACCTGGAGCTACTCGTCTACGACGGCGCCGAGTTCCACTGGTCTGGGGACGTCACACCCTTCTGA
- a CDS encoding DEAD/DEAH box helicase, with translation MVDLTRADRAQVVTDATALQDQARALLTARQATRDAGDEARHHLEKRAVPLLLPAAHDLVPSGEGTPAAVDGIHGRLLPLLPRDADLFHAELAAQQLEALPPPFDSWLEQLVGYIPEAIPLATPQGLFRRLLGRAPDAEARDRATSGLMAHLEFAGTPQTQRDLARARPVDNAGSALDPDHLRQATAAALGTDGSGIMVLPTHELRDITIALLTSAEAAREGAVLEDGARAAAETVVDGSAQALLADIDMDHFRTRVSVGRFPSKALERAGILSVADLAGWHAARLAALDGIGSDTAHTLAIAAQQVQGHAREQAKIDLAAEIPDAANLRCALKALLDHRLRERGATADRQLSLRMEAFARRVAEATQHGTWTTPYSSEAGHAPALLIGKNGSQGRALQDSLRSFVQRQEARNAGLHLDAEQCARLAAGVDEDFTARPSDYFALLTELGYEDRLAQNTHGDLPERLIRLVESVELDTELLTLESLRRYQHFAARFIVRQRKVIIGDEMGLGKTIEALAAIAHLTRRGQSHTLVVCPAAVVANWIREIESKSSIAAHRLHGAERDTAASHWQRHGGVAVTTFETLGRLLRSGEFDRLDTVVVDEAHKIKNPEARRTRNSVAQLERASHAILMTGTPIENRLEEFRTLLSYLDPSLARSSEGLLPVAFRQHIAPAYLRRNQEDVLKELPELNEIADWIEFSSEDQRAYEAQVAAGNFMGMRRAAMEAGTRSNKVERLQEIVDDAKANSRKVIVFSFFRTVIDSLSELLPGTVHGPISGAVSAGRRQEIIDEFSSAPGGGVLISQIQAGGEGLNIQAASVVVICEPQLKPSLEVQAIARAYRMGQQRSVQVHRLLSDEGVDPRVVELLGEKTKVFDEYARESATKDSDLDAVETGDVAIAKRLVAEEQARVLGAGSATVAAVRG, from the coding sequence ATGGTGGATCTGACCCGCGCCGACCGAGCACAGGTGGTCACCGACGCCACCGCGTTACAGGACCAGGCCCGTGCTCTGTTGACAGCCCGACAGGCCACCCGGGACGCCGGCGATGAGGCGCGACACCACCTCGAGAAGCGCGCGGTCCCGCTGCTCCTGCCCGCGGCTCATGACCTCGTGCCGAGTGGCGAAGGCACCCCCGCCGCCGTCGACGGCATCCACGGCCGGCTCCTCCCGCTCCTCCCGCGCGATGCCGACCTCTTCCATGCAGAGCTCGCCGCGCAGCAGCTGGAGGCCCTGCCGCCGCCCTTCGATTCCTGGCTCGAGCAGCTCGTCGGCTATATTCCCGAGGCGATCCCGCTCGCCACCCCGCAAGGCCTCTTCCGCCGGCTCCTCGGTCGCGCACCGGATGCGGAGGCACGGGACCGCGCCACCTCGGGCCTGATGGCGCATCTCGAATTCGCGGGCACACCGCAGACGCAGCGCGACCTCGCACGCGCACGGCCCGTCGATAACGCCGGCTCCGCGCTCGATCCCGACCATCTCCGTCAGGCGACCGCCGCAGCGCTCGGAACGGACGGCAGCGGGATCATGGTGTTGCCCACGCACGAGCTGCGCGACATCACCATTGCCCTGCTCACGAGCGCCGAGGCAGCCCGCGAGGGTGCTGTCCTCGAGGACGGCGCACGTGCCGCAGCAGAGACCGTCGTCGACGGGTCCGCCCAGGCGCTGCTGGCGGACATCGACATGGATCATTTCCGCACCCGGGTCTCCGTCGGCAGATTTCCCTCAAAGGCACTCGAACGAGCCGGGATACTCTCCGTCGCCGATCTCGCGGGCTGGCACGCTGCCAGGCTCGCCGCGCTCGACGGCATCGGCTCCGACACCGCGCACACTCTGGCGATCGCGGCGCAGCAGGTGCAAGGGCACGCTCGCGAGCAGGCGAAGATCGACCTCGCAGCAGAGATCCCGGACGCAGCCAACCTGCGATGCGCCCTCAAGGCGCTGCTCGACCACCGGCTGCGTGAACGTGGCGCGACCGCAGACCGGCAGCTGAGCCTGCGGATGGAGGCTTTCGCCCGTCGCGTCGCCGAAGCGACGCAGCACGGCACATGGACCACCCCCTACTCCTCAGAGGCCGGCCATGCGCCTGCGCTCCTCATCGGGAAGAACGGTTCCCAGGGTCGCGCCCTCCAGGATTCCCTGCGCTCCTTCGTACAGCGACAGGAGGCGCGAAACGCAGGGCTGCACCTGGACGCGGAGCAGTGTGCACGACTTGCCGCCGGAGTGGACGAGGACTTCACCGCACGGCCAAGCGACTACTTCGCCCTGTTGACAGAGCTAGGCTACGAGGATCGCCTCGCCCAGAACACCCACGGTGACCTTCCCGAGCGTCTGATCCGGCTGGTGGAGAGCGTCGAGCTGGACACCGAGCTGCTCACGCTGGAGAGTCTGCGCCGGTACCAGCACTTCGCCGCTCGATTCATCGTCCGTCAGCGGAAGGTGATCATCGGCGACGAGATGGGGCTGGGGAAGACGATCGAGGCATTGGCGGCGATCGCCCATCTCACCCGAAGGGGTCAGAGCCACACGCTGGTGGTCTGTCCGGCAGCAGTGGTCGCGAACTGGATCCGGGAGATCGAGTCGAAGTCCTCGATCGCCGCACACCGTCTGCATGGCGCAGAGCGGGACACGGCCGCATCGCACTGGCAGCGCCATGGCGGGGTCGCCGTCACGACCTTCGAGACGCTGGGCCGTCTCTTACGCTCTGGCGAGTTCGACCGGCTCGACACCGTCGTTGTCGATGAGGCCCACAAGATCAAAAACCCGGAGGCGAGGCGAACCCGGAACAGCGTGGCACAGCTGGAGCGCGCCTCCCACGCGATCCTCATGACCGGCACTCCCATCGAGAACCGGCTCGAGGAGTTCCGCACGCTGCTCAGCTACCTCGACCCCTCCCTCGCCCGCTCCTCCGAGGGGCTGCTGCCGGTGGCATTCCGACAGCACATCGCCCCTGCATACCTGCGGCGCAACCAGGAGGACGTGCTGAAGGAGCTGCCCGAGCTCAACGAGATCGCGGACTGGATCGAGTTCTCCAGCGAGGACCAGCGTGCCTACGAGGCGCAGGTCGCCGCCGGGAACTTCATGGGCATGCGACGCGCGGCAATGGAGGCGGGGACTCGCTCCAACAAGGTCGAGCGCCTCCAGGAGATCGTTGACGATGCAAAGGCGAACAGCCGCAAGGTCATCGTCTTCTCGTTCTTCCGCACCGTGATCGACTCGCTCAGCGAGCTTCTGCCGGGCACCGTGCACGGCCCCATCAGCGGTGCAGTGAGCGCGGGGCGGCGCCAGGAGATCATCGATGAGTTCTCCAGCGCTCCAGGAGGAGGCGTGCTCATCTCCCAGATTCAAGCCGGCGGCGAAGGACTCAACATCCAGGCAGCCTCCGTGGTGGTGATCTGCGAACCGCAGCTCAAACCTTCGCTCGAAGTACAAGCGATCGCCCGCGCCTACCGCATGGGCCAGCAACGCTCCGTGCAGGTGCACCGGCTCCTCTCCGACGAGGGAGTAGATCCACGCGTGGTCGAGCTGCTGGGCGAGAAGACCAAGGTGTTCGACGAGTACGCGCGCGAATCCGCCACCAAGGACTCCGATCTGGACGCCGTGGAGACGGGCGACGTGGCGATCGCGAAGCGGCTGGTGGCGGAGGAGCAGGCGCGGGTGTTGGGTGCGGGCAGTGCGACGGTGGCGGCCGTGCGGGGGTGA
- a CDS encoding DUF262 domain-containing protein, with amino-acid sequence MTQTIAPNEVQAVSVGRLFSPDALRYSIPLYQRNYTWGEEQIHRLILDVLDEAEQDESKDYFLGNLVVAPPGRPDDPFDVIDGQQRLTTLYILLMKLRVRGALSGVLDQLQPLTYEAREKATRALRGVADSAAALPDDEADREDSGILRAAQIIDEFLDGDPKGARFLAPGVINYLLHQVMLIRMPIDRNTDLNRYFEIMNTRGAQLSPVDIVKARLLRHLTDPLDRALLNHVWTACSDMEHYVGMTTTAGNTALRREVFGPEWETVPTADFIRLRSQLVDGRSNKNHPPDDEDIAPGSAAMSFDEALTAYSRSDVMAEADDADEGDRFTSQITFPTLLLHVLAVRKPDDNSARSDRQLDDKLLVQRFSEHLDDLPTSDRGSWVRTFTTDLLRIRFLFDQYILKRDATLTTGHESTTDEEPGSWSLYRLARGTSRRGRLLQDTPRYPSTFAAGESGAGSGSLQRRILLLQSALRITYTSPRTMHWMTDALRYVTELADRSEPVTAQGFLDRLEAHARERVRDAITPDPRRRRPVRTASLSASRSRGSCTPTWTICWWRR; translated from the coding sequence ATGACCCAGACGATTGCACCCAACGAGGTTCAGGCCGTCTCCGTGGGCCGCCTCTTCAGTCCCGACGCACTCAGATACTCGATCCCGCTGTACCAGCGCAACTACACCTGGGGTGAGGAGCAGATCCACCGCTTGATCCTCGACGTCCTCGACGAGGCCGAACAGGACGAGTCGAAGGACTACTTCCTCGGCAATCTCGTGGTCGCCCCTCCGGGCCGGCCCGATGATCCGTTCGATGTGATCGACGGCCAGCAGCGCCTGACCACGCTGTACATCCTGCTCATGAAGCTCCGCGTCCGGGGCGCGCTGTCGGGTGTCCTCGACCAGCTGCAACCCCTCACCTACGAGGCTCGCGAGAAGGCGACCCGGGCTCTGCGCGGCGTCGCGGACTCTGCAGCTGCGCTGCCCGACGATGAGGCAGACCGCGAGGACTCCGGCATCCTGCGCGCCGCACAGATCATCGACGAGTTCCTCGATGGCGACCCCAAAGGCGCACGGTTCCTCGCCCCTGGGGTGATCAACTACCTGCTGCACCAGGTCATGCTCATCAGGATGCCGATCGACCGGAATACCGATCTGAATCGGTACTTCGAGATCATGAATACTCGCGGAGCCCAGCTCAGTCCGGTCGACATCGTCAAAGCGCGCCTGCTGCGCCACCTCACGGACCCACTGGACCGGGCACTGCTGAACCACGTCTGGACCGCGTGCTCCGACATGGAGCACTACGTGGGCATGACGACCACCGCCGGCAATACTGCCCTGCGCAGAGAGGTCTTCGGCCCGGAATGGGAGACCGTGCCGACCGCGGACTTCATCAGGCTCCGGTCGCAGCTCGTGGACGGACGGTCCAACAAGAACCATCCCCCGGACGACGAGGACATCGCTCCGGGTTCCGCAGCGATGTCGTTTGACGAAGCGCTCACGGCGTACTCCCGCTCCGACGTCATGGCGGAAGCCGACGATGCGGACGAAGGCGACCGCTTCACCTCACAGATCACCTTCCCGACCCTGCTCCTGCACGTGCTCGCCGTTCGCAAGCCGGACGACAACTCGGCACGGAGCGACCGCCAGCTCGACGACAAACTTCTCGTGCAACGGTTTTCCGAGCATCTCGATGACCTGCCGACTTCCGACCGTGGGAGCTGGGTCCGGACGTTCACCACCGATCTGCTGCGGATCCGATTCCTCTTCGATCAATACATCCTCAAGCGCGACGCCACTCTGACCACGGGCCATGAGTCGACCACCGATGAGGAGCCCGGCAGCTGGTCGCTATACCGGCTTGCGCGGGGTACATCGCGCCGCGGTCGCTTGCTCCAGGACACTCCGAGATACCCCTCGACCTTTGCAGCTGGCGAGTCGGGGGCCGGGTCCGGCAGCCTGCAGCGCCGGATCCTGCTGCTGCAATCGGCCCTGCGCATCACCTACACGTCACCACGCACGATGCACTGGATGACCGACGCGCTCCGTTACGTCACCGAGCTCGCTGACCGCAGCGAACCGGTCACGGCGCAGGGCTTCCTGGACCGACTCGAGGCGCACGCGCGCGAGCGGGTCCGCGACGCGATCACCCCCGACCCGAGAAGGAGAAGACCAGTCCGGACGGCCTCCCTCTCGGCTTCGCGATCCCGCGGATCGTGTACACCTACCTGGACTATCTGCTGGTGGAGGAGATGA
- a CDS encoding type II toxin-antitoxin system VapC family toxin: MIYLDTSAAYKLLSREPEVSEVEALFAEGTELLSSRLLEVELQATVLRRGGALEDVAAILRRVELDAVDDEIIDHALSLQAGLRAMDALHLSTALLYGTDVSAIATYDRELALAAERHGLAIHR, from the coding sequence GTGATCTACCTGGACACCTCCGCGGCGTACAAGCTCCTCAGCCGGGAGCCCGAGGTGAGCGAGGTCGAGGCGCTGTTCGCTGAGGGGACCGAGCTGCTGTCCTCGCGGCTGCTCGAGGTCGAGCTTCAGGCGACCGTGCTCCGCCGAGGGGGAGCGCTGGAGGACGTCGCGGCGATCCTGCGCCGCGTGGAGCTCGATGCGGTCGACGACGAGATCATCGACCACGCCTTGTCCCTGCAGGCGGGGCTGCGCGCGATGGACGCACTGCACCTGTCGACCGCGCTGCTGTACGGGACGGACGTCTCCGCGATCGCGACCTATGATCGCGAGCTCGCCCTCGCGGCCGAGCGGCACGGCCTCGCCATTCATCGCTGA
- a CDS encoding LacI family DNA-binding transcriptional regulator: MSRPTIKDIAAEAGVALGTASRALSGNGSVATETRERVLAAAERLDFIPNAQARALRSERTETIGLLIPDVRNPFFAELAHVVEREARSSGLSVVLCSANEDPELMRQYMLVLRQQRVDGIIVAPFSTAHDTLQAVKGAGMPLVFVDRTIPGMDVPAVVSDTGAAIRDAVHALVSGGAQRLGFLSGPAQASTGVERLAEFTAAVEDIGIETVVQHGDFQEEAGHDGMRALLAAGVDAVLAADSRMTLGAVRECLETGIVPARDLPFIGFDDIAPFALLQPPLPLICQDLEGMATTAVRLLNAQLRGETPRTEHRLPAHLRLPTGEALTNPSTSTEAEVPHHD, encoded by the coding sequence ATGTCTCGACCCACCATCAAAGACATCGCCGCCGAGGCGGGCGTCGCGCTCGGCACCGCCTCGCGCGCCCTCTCCGGCAACGGCTCCGTCGCCACCGAGACCCGCGAGCGGGTGCTCGCCGCGGCCGAGCGGCTGGACTTCATCCCCAACGCCCAGGCCCGGGCCCTGCGCTCGGAGCGCACCGAGACGATCGGCCTGCTGATCCCTGATGTGCGGAACCCCTTCTTCGCCGAACTGGCCCACGTCGTCGAGCGCGAGGCCCGCTCCTCGGGCCTGTCCGTGGTGCTGTGCAGCGCGAACGAGGATCCCGAGCTGATGCGCCAGTACATGCTGGTGCTGCGCCAGCAGCGGGTGGACGGGATCATCGTCGCCCCCTTCTCCACCGCCCACGACACCCTGCAGGCCGTCAAGGGCGCCGGGATGCCGCTGGTGTTCGTGGACCGCACCATCCCCGGCATGGATGTCCCCGCCGTCGTCTCCGACACTGGGGCCGCGATCCGTGACGCCGTCCACGCCCTCGTCAGCGGGGGAGCGCAGCGGCTGGGGTTCCTCTCCGGCCCCGCCCAGGCCTCCACCGGCGTGGAGCGGCTTGCCGAGTTCACCGCCGCGGTCGAGGACATCGGCATCGAGACGGTCGTCCAGCACGGCGACTTCCAGGAGGAGGCCGGCCACGACGGCATGCGGGCCCTGCTCGCCGCCGGGGTGGACGCGGTGCTGGCGGCGGATTCCCGGATGACGCTCGGCGCCGTGCGGGAATGCCTCGAGACCGGGATCGTCCCCGCCCGCGACCTGCCCTTCATCGGCTTCGACGACATCGCCCCCTTCGCGCTCCTGCAGCCGCCGCTGCCGCTGATCTGCCAGGACCTCGAGGGCATGGCCACCACCGCCGTGCGCCTGCTGAACGCTCAGCTTCGCGGCGAGACCCCCCGCACCGAGCACCGCCTGCCCGCCCACCTGCGCCTGCCCACCGGCGAGGCGCTCACCAACCCCTCCACCTCCACGGAAGCCGAGGTCCCACACCATGACTGA
- a CDS encoding type II toxin-antitoxin system Phd/YefM family antitoxin encodes MADVTRTQLNQQTARVLARVEAGEEITVTDRGRPIAQLSPVPSDRRARRLATGALRRAPERGIPEIRSPLRGWSTEQMLEDMRGDRP; translated from the coding sequence ATGGCCGACGTGACCCGGACCCAGCTGAACCAGCAGACCGCTCGTGTCCTCGCCCGCGTCGAAGCCGGCGAGGAGATCACCGTGACCGATCGTGGCCGCCCTATCGCCCAGCTGAGCCCGGTGCCCTCGGACCGCCGGGCGCGTCGGTTGGCCACGGGCGCGCTCCGCCGCGCGCCGGAGCGAGGCATCCCGGAGATCCGCAGCCCGTTGCGCGGATGGAGCACCGAGCAGATGCTCGAGGACATGCGCGGGGACCGGCCGTGA